From the Jeongeupia sp. HS-3 genome, the window GTGATGTGGCGCCTGTCGAACGCGCACATGCCGGCCGAATCCGCGCCGAGGCACTTGGCGCCCTGGGTCAGGTGGCGCAGGCGTTGACCGAGCTGGAAAGTGTAGTGGTACTGGATCGCCGGTTGGCTGAGCCGGCCTATCTTGCCGATGATTTTTCCTTGCAGTACAGGCTTGCATTGGCGATCGGTGACGAGGGCTTGGCGAGGGAAGCACAAACCAGATTGAGTGCGATATGTGCAGCGGCGGCCGTGCCAGCCTGCCGGCGCCAGTAATTTCGCTGCTTACCGCGCTTGAGTGATGGCGCTGCTTCACGCTATACTCTTGGGCTACGTGCGGCATTGGCTGTGCGTAGCATTCTCCCGGTTCGCCCCGATATGGGTGCCTTGTTTACTTCAGGGTGTCGCGCGAACGGTAGTCCATAACCCTATCGAATTGGAGATTTACCAATGTCCGTTAGCATGCGTGAAATGCTTGAAGCTGGTGTTCACTTCGGTCACCAGACCCGTTACTGGCACCCGAAAATGGGCCAGTACATTTTTGGTGCCCGCAATAAGATTCACATCATCAACCTCGAAAAGACCCTGCCGCTGTTCGAAGAAGCGCTGAAGTACGTGCGCCGTATCTCGGCCAACAAGGGTACGGTTCTGTTCGTGGGTACCAAGCGCTCGGCGCGTGACATCGTTGCTGAAGAAGCAACCCGTGCTGGTATGCCTTTCGTGTCGCATCGTTGGCTCGGCGGCATGCTGACCAACTACAAGACCGTAAAGCAATCGATCAAGCGTCTTGAAGATCTGCAAGCCATCCTTGCTGATGAAAACAGCGGCTACGGCAAGAAAGAATTGCTCGACATCCAGCGCGAAGTCGAAAAGCTTGATCGCTCGCTCGGCGGCATCAAGGACATGAAGGGTCTGCCGGACGCGATTTTCGTGATCGACACCGGTTACCAGAATGGTGCCCTGGTTGAAGCCAAGAAGCTGGGTATCCCGGTGATCGGCATTGTCGATACCAACAATAACCCGCTGGGTATTGATTTCGTGGTTCCGGGTAACGATGACTCGTCCCGCGCGATTCGCCTGTACGCTCGCGGCATTGCTGACGCTGTGCTCGAAGGCCGCAACCAGGCTGTGCAGGAAATCGTTGCTGCGGCTGCTGAAGCCCAGGCCTGATTCGCCATTACGCGAATCGCGAAATGAAAAAGGGGCGTTCAGCCCCTTTTTCATACGCTAGTAAACCGAATTCAATACTGTATCTGAACCGTATTCAGGAGAATTACCATGGCAGCAATCACCGCAAAGATGGTCGCCGAACTGCGCGAACTGACCGGCCTCGGCATGATGGAGTGCAAGAAGGCGTTGGTCGAAGTCGATGGCGACATCAAGCAGGCTGAAGAAGTTCTGCGCATCAAGTCGGGCAACAAGGCTTCAAAGATGGCAGGCCGTACCGCTGCTGAAGGCGTTGTGGTTGCTTACATCTCCGACGACAAGAAGATTGGCGCTGTGGTTGAAGTGAACTGCGAAACCGACTTCGTTGGCAAGGATGAAGGCTTCATGGCTTTCGCTAGCGCCGTTGCCAAGGCTGCCGCACTGGCAAATCCGGCTGACGTCGAGGCATTGGCCGAAGCGAAGACCGACTCGGGTGAATCGGTTGAAGATCTGCGCAAGGCCATTATCGCCAAGCTGGGCGAAAACATGACCCTGCGTCGTTTCGTTCGTTACGAAACCGCCGGTCAACTGGCTGCCTATCTGCATGGCGGCAAGATCGGCGTGCTGGTTGATCTGGCTGGTGGCGATGAAGCGCTGGGCAAGGATGTGGCGATGCATATCGCAGCAACCAAGCCGAAGTCGCTTGACGCCAGCGGTGTTGATGCTGCGCTAATCGAAACCGAGCGCCGCGTTGCGATCGAACGTGCCAAGGAAGCCGGCAAGCCGGAAGCCATGCTCGAGAAAATCGCCGAAGGCACGGTACAAAAATTCCTGAAGGAAGTGACGCTGCTGAGCCAGCCGTTCGTGAAGGATGACAAGCAAACCATCGAACAGTTGCTCAATGCAAACTCGGCCAAGATCAACGCGTTCGCGCTGCTGGTCGTGGGTGAGGGTATTGAGAAGAAGGTTGTCGACTACGCTGCGGAAGTCGCTGCTGCTGCCAAGCTTTAAGCTATTGTTCTAGAAGTACCTGACGCCGCGCGGCAACGCGCGGCGTTTGTCCGCCTGTATTGAGGCGGCAATCAAATAAGTAACGCGTCGTCGAGCGCCCGCACAAAGGAATCTCCGCATGAGCCAAACCCCCAAATACAAGCGCATTCTGTTGAAACTCTCTGGCGAGGCCCTGATGGGCGGCGATAGCTACGGGATCAATCGTGCGACCATCGACCGCATCGTTGGTGAGGTGAAGGCCGTGGTCGATCTGGGTGTTCAGGTGGCCGTTGTGATCGGTGGCGGCAATATTTTTCGCGGCGTCGCCCCGGCAGCGGCGGGTATGGATCGCGCTACCGCCGACTATATGGGTATGCTGGCGACGGTGATGAACGCGCTGGCGCTGCAGGATGCGATGCGTCATGCCGGGATCGTTAGCCGGGTGCAATCTGCGCTGACCATTCAACAGGTTGCCGAGCCTTATATTCGTGGCAAGGCCATTCGTTATCTGGAAGAAAACAAGGTGGTGATCTTTGGTGCCGGTACTGGCAACCCCTTCTTTACGACCGATACCGCAGCGGCATTGCGCGGCATGGAAATGGGTGCGGACATCGTACTCAAGGCCACCAAGGTTGATGGTGTGTATACCGATGATCCAAAGAAGAACCCGGATGCAGTGCGTTATCAGACCGTGACCTTTGACGAGGCGATTGGCCGCAATCTCAAGGTGATGGATGCAACTGCATTTGCGTTGTGTCGCGACCAGAAGATGAATGTCAGCGTCTTCAGTATCTTCAAGGCCGGCGCGCTCAAGCGCGTGGTGCTTGGGGAAGACGAGGGCACGCTGGTACACTACTGAGATTAGCAGGGCTTCGAGTCCTGTGGCGTGTGTCAGAAATGTTTAAGGCAGGCGGACGCGATTCCGCCTGTTTCGTTTGTGTTGTGAGGGAACGAAAATGATCGCCGATATCAAAAAAAATGCCGAAACAAAGATGCAGAAATCGATTGAGTCGCTGAGGCTCAATCTGGCCAAGGTGCGTACCGGCCGTGCCCATACCGGCTTGCTCGACCATGTGATGGTCGATTACTGGGGTAGCCCGACGCCGATCAATCAGGTCGCTAACGTCACGCTGATCGATTCGCGCACGATCGGTGTGCAGGCTTGGGAAAAGCCGATGGTCGCCAAGGTCGAAAAGGCCATTCGTGATGCCGACTTGGGCTTGAATCCGGCTTCGATGGGTGATGTGATCCGTGTGCCGATGCCGATGCTGACCGAAGAGCGCCGCAAGGAGCTGATCAAGGTCGTCAAAAACGAATCCGAAGATTCGCGTGTCGCCATCCGCAATCTGCGTCGTGATGCAAACGATCAGCTGAAGCGCCTGCTCAAGGACAAGGAGATCTCCGAGGACGACGATCGTCGTGCGCAGGACGATATCCAGAAGCTGACCGATCGTTACATTGTCGAAGTCGACAAGGCGTTTGCCGAGAAAGAAAAAGAGCTGTTGACGGTATAAGGTAGGATTTGTGCTCAAGTTTTGCAGCTCTACACTTGCGGTTCCGCAAGCAAATACATGTGTACCCGAGCACGTTGCCGTCATCATGGACGGCAACGGCCGCTGGGCTAAAAAGCGTTTGATGCCGCGCGTCTTTGGTCATAAGAAGGGCGTGGACGCACTGCGGGCTACGGTCAAAACGTGCGATGCGCTGGGTGTGCGCTATCTGACCGTGTTTGCGTTCAGTAATGAGAACTGGCGCCGCCCGGACGAAGAGGTGTCGTTCCTGATGGGCTTGTTTCTCAAGGTGCTGCAAGGCGAGATCGAGCGCATGCACTCGAATGCGATTCGCTTGAAAATCATCGGTAACCGGTCGCGTTTTTCTGCCGAGTTGGTCGCGCTGATTGATGCGGCCGAAGCCAAGACCGCTGCGAATGCAGGTCTGACGCTGACCATTGCCGCTGACTACGGTGCGCGCTGGGATATTTTGCAGGCGACGCATAGCCTGCTGGCCGAGCATCCCGAAAAAGCCACCAGCTTTGACGAGGGCGATCTTACGCCGCATCTGGCCATGGCTTATGCGCCGGAGCCGGATCTGTTCATTCGCACCGGTGGGGAGCAGCGCATCAGCAACTTCCTGTTGTGGCAGTTGGCCTATACCGAGCTCTATTTTACCGACCTGTTGTGGCCGGATTTCGATGCTGCCGCGTTTGGTGTTGCCATCGATTGGTACCGTGGCCGTGAGCGCCGCTTTGGCCGTACCAGCGAGCAACTTCAGGTTCTGTCTTCATGCTGAAGCAGCGTGTTCTGACCGCGCTGGTATTGATTCCGGTCATGCTGCTCGGTTTGTTTGCCTTGCCGCAGACCGCCTGGATCGGTTTTGTCGCGGTTATTCTTGGTTTTTCCGCATGGGAATGGCAGCGGCTTGCCGGCATGCACGGCTGGTTTGCCAAGCTCTATCCGTTTCTGACGCCTGCGTTTTTCCTGTTGCTGGCTTTGCCGGGCAGTACCGCACTTGCCTCGCCGTTTGTGATGCTGGGTGTCATGCTGGCTGCTTGCGTGTTCTGGGCGTTGATTGCGCCATGCTGGCTGAAGGCCAAGTGGCGTCTGGCCGATGGCGGCAACATCAATGGCTTGCTCGGTTGGGCATTGCTTTTGCCGGCCGGACTGGCCATGGTCGTACTGCGTGATGGCAGTATGGGTGGGTGGTTGCTGCTGATCGTGATGGCGATTGCCTGGGTGGCCGATACGGCGGCCTATTTCAGTGGCAAGACCTTTGGTCGCCGCAAATTGGCGCCAACGATCAGTCCGGGAAAAAGCTGGGAAGGCGCGGTTGGCGGTGTGGTCGGCGTGGCGATTTATGCTGCGTTGGTACCCAAGACCCCCTTTATCGGCGGCGAGTTGATTTCCCTGTGGGTGTGGGTGGCGCTGGCGCTGGTGTTGACGGTATTGAGTATCGTTGGCGATTTGCTGGAATCATTGTTCAAGCGCCAGATCGCTATCAAGGACAGTAGCCAGCTTTTGCCCGGGCACGGTGGCGTACTGGACCGTATCGATAGTCTGCTGGCGATTCTGCCTGTTGCCGCTGCGTTCTATCTCTCCTATCTCTTGTTCCATCTCGTGCCAGGGCGTTAAGCCCGGCGAGGCTGAATCATGGCTCCACAAGTTTTAACCATTCTCGGTTCGACCGGCAGTATCGGCGTCAGTACGCTCGACGTCGTGGCCCGTCATCCCGAGCAATTCCAGGTGTATGCGCTAACCGGCGCCACCCAGCTCGATAAACTCCACGACCAGTGTCTGGCGTTTGCGCCTCGTTTTGCGGTAGTGCTCGATGATGGCGCTGCCGAGGTGTTGCGCGCCCGACTCAAGGCGTCGGGTAGCGAGACCGAGGTGTTGTGTGGCGAAGCTGCGCTTGAAGCGGTGGCCAGCGCTACCATCGTAACTGCGGTGATGGCGGCGATCGTTGGTGCCGCGGGCATGCGGCCGACGCTGGCTGCGGCTCGCGCCGGCAAGCGGGTGCTGCTCGCCAACAAGGAAACGCTGGTGTTGGCCGGCCGCTTGTTTATGGACGAGGTGACCCGCTGTGGCGCGACGCTTCTGCCGATCGATAGTGAGCACAATGCGATTTTCCAGGTGCTGCCGAGGGCTTACCGTGAAGCGCCGTACGCATCGACATTGCGCGATGCAGGGCTCAAACGCATTTTATTGACCGCTTCGGGCGGGCCGTTTCGCACGCGGTCGCTCGATACGCTGGCGCAAGTGACGCCAGAAGAAGCGGTTCGCCATCCGAACTGGTCGATGGGGCGGAAGATTTCGGTCGATTCGGCATCAATGATGAACAAGGGGCTGGAGGTGATCGAGGCGCGCTGGCTATTCAATGCCGACGTCGACGAGATCGCCGTATTGGTGCATCCGCAGAGTGTTGTTCATTCAATGGTTGAGTATGTCGATGGCTCGGTGTTGGCGCAGCTTGGTGCGCCCGATATGCGCATTCCGATTGCCTACGGCATGGCCTATCCGGCTCGGATCGACTCCGGCGTCGCATCGCTGGATCTGTTCAGCGTCGGTCGGCTGGATTTCGAGGCGCCCGATCTGGCCCGTTTTCCCTGTCTTCGTCTGGCATTTGATGCTTTGCGTGCCGGTGGCGCGGCGACGGCGGTACTCAATGCGGCGAACGAGGTTGCCGTTGCCGCCTTCCTCGATTGCGGCCTCGACTACCCCGGCATCCCTGCCTTGATCGAAAGTGTGCTCGGCGATTGTGTCGGGCAGACGCGTGCCGACAGTCTGGATGCTTTGATGGATGCCGATGTGCTGGCACGCGAACGTGCCCATGCCTGGCTGGCACGGCGCCACTAAGCATGCTGCAAACGCTCCTGGCTTTTATCGTTACGCTGGGCGTGCTCGTGACGGTGCACGAGTTTGGTCACTATTGGGTGGCGCGGCGTTGTGGTGTCAAAGTCCTGACTTTTTCGATCGGATTCGGTAAGCCTTTGCTGCGCTGGCAGCGGGGCGAGGTGAGTTGGCAGCTTGCGGCAATCCCGCTTGGCGGTTTTGTTCGCATGCTCGACGAACGAGAGTCGCCGGTTGATCCGGCTGATGTATCGCGCGCCTTCAATCGGCAAACGCCAATCAAGAAGATCCTGATCGTTGCCGCGGGTCCGGTCGCGAATCTGTTGCTGGCGATGTTGCTCTACGCCGGCCTGTTCAGTTACGGGGTCGATGCCATTCGTCCTGTTGCCGGCCAGGTTGCGCCGGCGTCAATGGCCGAGCGGGCGGGATTTCGTGCGGGTGATCTGATTACCGCGATCAATGATCGGCCGGTAGCCAGTTGGGATGAGGCGTTTGTCGCCTTGCTTGATGGCGCCGGTGATGCCGCGCTAGTGCAATTGGCGGTGCAAACGGCGTCGGGACGACACGAAACAAGATTGCTGCCGCTGGGTGAACTGGGGCGCAGCGTGTACGAGCCGCGGCTGCTGATCCGGTTGGGGCTCACCCCTTATCCGCTGACGACCGCGATCGCGCGAGTCGAGCCGGGTGGTGCTGCGGCGAAGGCCGGTCTGCTGGCGGGTGATATTGTGGTCTCGCTGAATGGCAAGCCGCTGGCGCAATGGGCTGACTTGCAAGCTGCGCTGCAGTCCGGCGCGGTGCCTATGTCTCTGGCTGTACGCCGTGGCGATCATGTACGGCAGCTCACGGTGACGCCAGCGCCCGTCGAGGTGAATGGCAAGGTGATCGGCCGTTTGGGCCTTGAACCTGCTATAGACAAGGCGCTTTGGCAAAGTTACCAGACCCGTCTGCAGTATCCGCCTTTGCAGGCATTGTCTGCCTCGCTGAAAAAAATCGGCATCCAGACTCGGCTGACGCTGGTCATGTTCGGCCGGATGATTGTCGGCAAGGCTTCGCTGGATCAGGTGAGTGGTCCGATAACGATTGCGACCTATGCCGGAGAGAGTGCCCGCCTGGGGCTGAGCAGCTATATCGAATACCTCGCGTTGATCAGCCTGAGCCTGGCGGTGTTGAATCTGCTGCCGGTGCCGCTGCTGGATGGCGGCCATTTGTTGTATCATGGCGTCGAACTTTTGACCGGCCGGCCCGTATCGCCGCAGGTCGAAGCGATAGGGCAACGCATTGGGTTGACCTTGTTGCTCGCCTTGATGGCGCTCGCGCTGTTCAACGATATCCACCGACTTTTTCTGGGCTGATCGAGCCAGCATCCGACCGACAAATGACATTGAAACCGCTTCATCTGCTGCTTGCCGCCGCATTGAGCTCGGCAAGTATCGCCGCTCACGCTGTGGCACCTTTCGTGATCAAAGACATCCGTGTCGAGGGGCTGCAACGCACCGACCCCGGTACCGTGTTCAGCTACCTGCCGGTCAAGGTCGGCGATCGTTTTGACGACAACCGCGCAACCGAGGCGATCAAGTCGCTGTTTGCGACGGGGTTCTTCAACGACGTCCGGGTCGAGTCCGATGGTAGTGTACTGATTGTGACGGTCGAAGAACGACCGACAATCGCCCAGATCAATATCAACGGCTCCAAGCTGCTGGAAAAAGATCAGATCAAAACCGCGCTCAAGGGGCAAAACTTTGCCGAAGGGCGGATTTTTGATCAGGCCGTGCTGGATGCTGGCGTCAACGAACTCAAGCAGCAGTATTACTCGCGTGGTCGCTATTCGGTAATCATCAAGACCACGGTGACCAAGCTTGAGCGCAACCGCGTTGGTGTGCAGTTCGATGTTTCCGAAGGTGAAGTAGCACGTATCAGCCAGATAAACGTCGTTGGGAACAAGGCGTTTTCCGATGGTGACATCAGCGATCTTTTCTCGTTGACAACGCCGAACTGGCTCTCCTGGTATACCAAGTCGGATCAGTACTCCAAGCAGGCACTGGGTGCCGATCTGGAAAAGCTGCGCTCGTATTATCTTGATCGCGGCTATCTCGAATTCAATATCGATTCAACCCAGGTTGCCATTTCCGAAAGCCGTGAGGATATGTTCCTGACGGTGAACGTGAGTGAAGGCGAGCAGTTCACCGTGAGCGATGTCAAGCTGGTCGGCGATACCGTGGTGCCGCGTGAAGACGTCGAAAAACTGATTGAATTGAAGGCTGGCGAGATTTTTTCGCGTGAAAAACTCAACAAATCCACCGCTGCGATTTCCGAGCTGCTCGGCAATGAAGGCTATGCTTTCGCCAACGTCAATGCCGTACCGGAAATTGACAAAGAGAAGCATACGGTCGGGTTTACGCTGTATGTTGATCCGGGCCGCAAGGTTTATGTTCGCCGCATCAATATCAGCGGCAACAACCTGACGCGCGACGAAGTGATCCGGCGTGAATTGCGGCAGCTGGAATCGGCGCAATATGATGGCGCAAAGATCAAGCGCTCCAAACAGCGTTTGAATCAGCTCGGTTATTTCAACGAAGTGGTCATCGATACGCCGATCGTGCCGGAAGCGACCGACCAGGTGGATATGAATGTCCAGGTGAGCGAGCAAAAAACCGGCTCATTCAATATCGGCGCCGGCTATGGCCAGTCCGAAGGCATTGTCGTCATTCTTTCGCTGTCGCAGAGCAACTTCCTCGGTAGTGGCAAGCAGTTCACTGCCGAGATCAATACCAGCCAATCGAACAAGGTGTACTCGCTGGCATTGACCAATCCGTACGCTACGCCAGATGGCGTATCGCTCGGCTGGAATATTTATCAGCGTGATACCGATGCATCCGACCTTGATATTGGCGATTACGCCACGTCGTCCTACGGTGCTGGCATGTCGATGGGTTTCCCTGTTTCCGAAACCAACCGGATCAACTTCGGACTGAATTATGAACACCTGAAGTTGATCACTAATGATGATTCGCCTGGCTATATCAAGGATTTTGTCGGCGCTAACGGCAACGAGTACGACAACTTCCCGGCGACTTTGGCATGGGCGCGAGACACCCGCGATAGCAGTACCTATCCAACCAAGGGCTGGTATACCCGTGTCGCAGGCGAGGTTTCGCTGCCGTTCTCGGATCTGGATTACTACAAGATCCTTGGTCAAAGCCAGTTGTTCATGCCGCTGTCGAGTGATTTCACACTGATGTGGAATGTCGACGCAGGTTATGGCGACTCCTACGGCACGAACACCTATCCGTTCTACAAGAACTTCTACGTCGGTGGCGTCAA encodes:
- the rpsB gene encoding 30S ribosomal protein S2 — translated: MSVSMREMLEAGVHFGHQTRYWHPKMGQYIFGARNKIHIINLEKTLPLFEEALKYVRRISANKGTVLFVGTKRSARDIVAEEATRAGMPFVSHRWLGGMLTNYKTVKQSIKRLEDLQAILADENSGYGKKELLDIQREVEKLDRSLGGIKDMKGLPDAIFVIDTGYQNGALVEAKKLGIPVIGIVDTNNNPLGIDFVVPGNDDSSRAIRLYARGIADAVLEGRNQAVQEIVAAAAEAQA
- the tsf gene encoding translation elongation factor Ts, producing the protein MAAITAKMVAELRELTGLGMMECKKALVEVDGDIKQAEEVLRIKSGNKASKMAGRTAAEGVVVAYISDDKKIGAVVEVNCETDFVGKDEGFMAFASAVAKAAALANPADVEALAEAKTDSGESVEDLRKAIIAKLGENMTLRRFVRYETAGQLAAYLHGGKIGVLVDLAGGDEALGKDVAMHIAATKPKSLDASGVDAALIETERRVAIERAKEAGKPEAMLEKIAEGTVQKFLKEVTLLSQPFVKDDKQTIEQLLNANSAKINAFALLVVGEGIEKKVVDYAAEVAAAAKL
- the pyrH gene encoding UMP kinase, yielding MSQTPKYKRILLKLSGEALMGGDSYGINRATIDRIVGEVKAVVDLGVQVAVVIGGGNIFRGVAPAAAGMDRATADYMGMLATVMNALALQDAMRHAGIVSRVQSALTIQQVAEPYIRGKAIRYLEENKVVIFGAGTGNPFFTTDTAAALRGMEMGADIVLKATKVDGVYTDDPKKNPDAVRYQTVTFDEAIGRNLKVMDATAFALCRDQKMNVSVFSIFKAGALKRVVLGEDEGTLVHY
- the frr gene encoding ribosome recycling factor, which gives rise to MIADIKKNAETKMQKSIESLRLNLAKVRTGRAHTGLLDHVMVDYWGSPTPINQVANVTLIDSRTIGVQAWEKPMVAKVEKAIRDADLGLNPASMGDVIRVPMPMLTEERRKELIKVVKNESEDSRVAIRNLRRDANDQLKRLLKDKEISEDDDRRAQDDIQKLTDRYIVEVDKAFAEKEKELLTV
- the uppS gene encoding polyprenyl diphosphate synthase — its product is MLKFCSSTLAVPQANTCVPEHVAVIMDGNGRWAKKRLMPRVFGHKKGVDALRATVKTCDALGVRYLTVFAFSNENWRRPDEEVSFLMGLFLKVLQGEIERMHSNAIRLKIIGNRSRFSAELVALIDAAEAKTAANAGLTLTIAADYGARWDILQATHSLLAEHPEKATSFDEGDLTPHLAMAYAPEPDLFIRTGGEQRISNFLLWQLAYTELYFTDLLWPDFDAAAFGVAIDWYRGRERRFGRTSEQLQVLSSC
- a CDS encoding phosphatidate cytidylyltransferase — its product is MLKQRVLTALVLIPVMLLGLFALPQTAWIGFVAVILGFSAWEWQRLAGMHGWFAKLYPFLTPAFFLLLALPGSTALASPFVMLGVMLAACVFWALIAPCWLKAKWRLADGGNINGLLGWALLLPAGLAMVVLRDGSMGGWLLLIVMAIAWVADTAAYFSGKTFGRRKLAPTISPGKSWEGAVGGVVGVAIYAALVPKTPFIGGELISLWVWVALALVLTVLSIVGDLLESLFKRQIAIKDSSQLLPGHGGVLDRIDSLLAILPVAAAFYLSYLLFHLVPGR
- the ispC gene encoding 1-deoxy-D-xylulose-5-phosphate reductoisomerase; protein product: MAPQVLTILGSTGSIGVSTLDVVARHPEQFQVYALTGATQLDKLHDQCLAFAPRFAVVLDDGAAEVLRARLKASGSETEVLCGEAALEAVASATIVTAVMAAIVGAAGMRPTLAAARAGKRVLLANKETLVLAGRLFMDEVTRCGATLLPIDSEHNAIFQVLPRAYREAPYASTLRDAGLKRILLTASGGPFRTRSLDTLAQVTPEEAVRHPNWSMGRKISVDSASMMNKGLEVIEARWLFNADVDEIAVLVHPQSVVHSMVEYVDGSVLAQLGAPDMRIPIAYGMAYPARIDSGVASLDLFSVGRLDFEAPDLARFPCLRLAFDALRAGGAATAVLNAANEVAVAAFLDCGLDYPGIPALIESVLGDCVGQTRADSLDALMDADVLARERAHAWLARRH
- the rseP gene encoding RIP metalloprotease RseP; this translates as MCRADACRQSGCFDGCRCAGTRTCPCLAGTAPLSMLQTLLAFIVTLGVLVTVHEFGHYWVARRCGVKVLTFSIGFGKPLLRWQRGEVSWQLAAIPLGGFVRMLDERESPVDPADVSRAFNRQTPIKKILIVAAGPVANLLLAMLLYAGLFSYGVDAIRPVAGQVAPASMAERAGFRAGDLITAINDRPVASWDEAFVALLDGAGDAALVQLAVQTASGRHETRLLPLGELGRSVYEPRLLIRLGLTPYPLTTAIARVEPGGAAAKAGLLAGDIVVSLNGKPLAQWADLQAALQSGAVPMSLAVRRGDHVRQLTVTPAPVEVNGKVIGRLGLEPAIDKALWQSYQTRLQYPPLQALSASLKKIGIQTRLTLVMFGRMIVGKASLDQVSGPITIATYAGESARLGLSSYIEYLALISLSLAVLNLLPVPLLDGGHLLYHGVELLTGRPVSPQVEAIGQRIGLTLLLALMALALFNDIHRLFLG
- the bamA gene encoding outer membrane protein assembly factor BamA, whose amino-acid sequence is MIKDIRVEGLQRTDPGTVFSYLPVKVGDRFDDNRATEAIKSLFATGFFNDVRVESDGSVLIVTVEERPTIAQININGSKLLEKDQIKTALKGQNFAEGRIFDQAVLDAGVNELKQQYYSRGRYSVIIKTTVTKLERNRVGVQFDVSEGEVARISQINVVGNKAFSDGDISDLFSLTTPNWLSWYTKSDQYSKQALGADLEKLRSYYLDRGYLEFNIDSTQVAISESREDMFLTVNVSEGEQFTVSDVKLVGDTVVPREDVEKLIELKAGEIFSREKLNKSTAAISELLGNEGYAFANVNAVPEIDKEKHTVGFTLYVDPGRKVYVRRINISGNNLTRDEVIRRELRQLESAQYDGAKIKRSKQRLNQLGYFNEVVIDTPIVPEATDQVDMNVQVSEQKTGSFNIGAGYGQSEGIVVILSLSQSNFLGSGKQFTAEINTSQSNKVYSLALTNPYATPDGVSLGWNIYQRDTDASDLDIGDYATSSYGAGMSMGFPVSETNRINFGLNYEHLKLITNDDSPGYIKDFVGANGNEYDNFPATLAWARDTRDSSTYPTKGWYTRVAGEVSLPFSDLDYYKILGQSQLFMPLSSDFTLMWNVDAGYGDSYGTNTYPFYKNFYVGGVNSVRGFKYGTIGPKDEDGNGIGGTRKLVSNLEFLFPMPGIKNDKSMRLSVFADAGDAWGEGEDIDFSTLRYSVGAAFTWISPVGPLKLVYAFPLKSEDGDQLERFQFQLGKVF